The region CAGGAAGTTTTATATGTTCATGATGAGGGCTCTAGTCAAGTCCTAAAAAACAGCTTAGATTCTTTTGTTTAGATATTTCAACGTTTTGATTTGTGAAAAAAATATTTAAGTCCCGGACGGCATAAGCCTGACGGATTGCGTTAACTTAAGTTCTTTACAATAGTGCTTCTTTTGGGGTAATGACACTTTCTTTGCAGCATTCAATCGTGCAGCAAGTACGAAAAAATATTTAGGAGGTCTCCAGATGGGTAGGCACAAAAAGATCGAAAGAAAGAAAGAACTTCAGCGTAAACGTCACCGCAAAGCAAAAAGAATTAAAGCTCGTATCGCAGAAGCAAAAGCCGCAGCAGCAAGCTAGGTTATTTTTACTGAATTGTTTCAGTTCTCGCACTGGCTTTTGTCCTTTGCGGGACTGATCCGGTTCAGAGCCCCTCATATGCAGGGACAGGTTCGCCGGCCTCGACGTTGAGGTGTGGCGCGCCTTTTTTATTGGAGGATATTATGCCGATTTATGAATATCAATGTCATGAGTGTCAGCAGATATTTGAAGAGTGGCAGACAAGCTTTGAAGATAAAGAACTGGAATGTCCGGTATGCGGTGGAGTTGCCACCAAGGTGCTGTCTCATTCCTCATTTGTTCTGAAAGGCGGAGGCTGGTATTCTTCAGGGTACTGTAAAACCGACTCAGCTGCCGGGAAAACCGGTAACTCGAGTCCGGCGGGAAGCAGTACCAGTGCATCAACTTCCTCGGATTCTTCCACAAAGAGTTCCGACAGCGCATCAAGTTAGCTGATATTAGGCCAGACGGCCCGGTGTTTTCCGGGCCGTCTGGCTTTTTTAGATATTGCTGCTTCGCGAAAACAACCTGCATCTTGTCTCGGCCTGCTGTTTATAATATAGTAGGCGGGATCGTCCCGAACATATTCTCACATTTTCAACAACTAACCGGAATAGGGAAAATGATTGAAAGATATACCCGTCCCGCAATGGGTGAACTGTGGACTCTGGAAAACCGTTTCAGGGTTTGGCTTGAAGTTGAAATCGCTGTCTGCGAAGCATGGCATAAACTTGGCCGAATTCCCGCAGAGGACATGGAAATTATCCGTGAAAAGGCTGATTTCGAGCTGGATCGTATCCTTGAAATTGAAAAGAAGACCAAACACGATGTTATCGCCTTCCTGACCGCAGTGGAGGAGAAGGTAGGTCCTTCCTCTCGTTTTATCCACCTTGGCTGCACTTCTTCCGACATTGTGGATACTGCCAACGGGGTTATGCTCAGTCGCGCAGGTAAGATGATTCTGGACGACCTCGACGAATTTCTGGTCACACTCAAGGAAATGGCTCACGCCAATAAAGGTCGTATGTGTATGGGCCGTACCCACGGCATTCATGCCGAGCCCACCAGTTTCGGCTTGAAAATGGCAGGGTTCTACGCCGAGTTTTCCCGTCACCGTGAGCGTATCGCCGATGCTTTGAAGAGTGTCAGCGTAGGCAAAATTTCCGGAGCGGTAGGAACTTATGCTTTGCTTGACCCTGAAGTGGAACGCATTACCTGCGAACTGCTCGGTCTCGGAGTTGATCCCATCTCCACCCAGATTGTTCAGCGTGACCGCCATGCTGATTTCTTTACCGCGCTTGGAATGCTCGGCGGCGGTATTGAGCGTCTCGGCGTGGAATTAAGGCATCTGCAACGCACCGAGGTTCTGGAAGTTGAGGAAGGTTTCACCAAGGGCCAGAAGGGCTCCTCGGCCATGCCTCACAAAAAGAACCCCATCTCCGCTGAAAACCTTTGCGGTCTTTCCCGTCTGCTGCGTACCAACGGACTTGTGTCCATGGAAAACATGCCGCTCTGGCATGAACGCGACATCAGTCATTCTTCAGTGGAAAGAGTCATTATGCCTGATTCCACCATTCTCGCTGACTACATTCTTGGCCGGATGACCGGAGTTATCAAGCGTTTGAAGATCAACGGTGACAACATGGACCGTAATCTCATGGCTTCTTACGGACTGTTTTACTCTCAGCGGGTACTGATCGCGCTGGTCGAAACTGGTCTTGAGCGTCAGAAAGCATATGAAATGGTACAGAAAGTAGCCATGCATTGCTGGGAAAACAAGGTCTTCTTCCCTGATGAAGTCCGCAAGGATGAAACCATCAATTCCCACCTTGATTCCGGTGCTCTCGATGAAGCTTTTGATATGGGCTACTACACCCGTTATGAAGATATGATCTTCAAAAGAGTATTCGGTGAATAGTTTGAAAATTCTCATTTTAAACTGATTATCACCCCCGGTGCAGTCGTTTAAGCTGCTCCGGGGGTTCTTTTTTGCAGGACTACTGTGTTTGTGCTAGAGTGATAAAAAGCAGCTTTTTAATCATTGGGAATTGTTGTAGTGATGGTGATAGAAACCGAAATTTCGCATAGTTGTCACAGCGTTGAATTTTAATTTTCTGATCACCTGTATAAGTGCATCTCTGGTTTTGGGAAGTTTTGTTAATGTTTTTTAATTTCGTCTTTTGTGCTTACGGGCGATGGAGTGACGGGCTCGGTATGATATATTTTTTGAGAGTTTTTACAGCAGTATGTATTCTGCTGACAGGACTTACCTCTACGGGATATACTCAAGGATGGAAGCCTGTAATCGAATCGACCCCGCTGATTCCTGATTATGTTCTGGCGGTGGATAAGGAATCCCAGAAACTGCATCTGCTGGTCCACAAGAGCCCTTTGCATGCTGAAGTCAGCTTTACCTGCGCTACCGGGCAGATTGCCGGAGATAAGGAAATTGAAGGGGACCTGAAGACTCCGGAAGGTGTTTATTTCATCACCGGGAAAAGAACCGGACTTAAGGATTTTGAACTTTACGGAGATATGGCTTTCCCGCTTGATTTTCCGAATCCGGTTGACCGTATAAAAGGTAAAACCGGTTACGGTATATGGATTCACGGGCGTGGCAAGAAACTTGTTCCCATGGATACCAAAGGCTGCGTGGCTCTGGTCAATTCGGACATTGATTACCTCGATCACAATATCAAGCCCGGTGCGCCTGTTGTCATCGGTGAAAATGTCGGCTGGAGTAACGGCGAAGAAGTGCAGTCCACAGAATCCGCTCAGCTGGAGAAAAAGGTCCGGAAATGGATTGCCGACTGGGAAGCACGTGATAGTGATTTCTTTGCTGCCTATGCTCCGAAACTTTTTGCCAAGTCGGAAGGGCGTCCTTTCAGAGCCTTTGAAAACAGGAAAAAAAGGATTTTTTCTCATGCCGGTTGGATTGATATCGAAATTTATAACCTGCACGCCCTGCGTGGCCCTGATTACTGGGTTACATGGTTCGACCAGTATTATCGTTCGGGCAGACTCTCCTCTTCCTCTGCAAAGCGACTGTACTGGCAGAAAGTGAACGGCGTATGGAAAATTGTC is a window of Maridesulfovibrio sp. DNA encoding:
- a CDS encoding zinc ribbon domain-containing protein; this translates as MPIYEYQCHECQQIFEEWQTSFEDKELECPVCGGVATKVLSHSSFVLKGGGWYSSGYCKTDSAAGKTGNSSPAGSSTSASTSSDSSTKSSDSASS
- the purB gene encoding adenylosuccinate lyase, coding for MIERYTRPAMGELWTLENRFRVWLEVEIAVCEAWHKLGRIPAEDMEIIREKADFELDRILEIEKKTKHDVIAFLTAVEEKVGPSSRFIHLGCTSSDIVDTANGVMLSRAGKMILDDLDEFLVTLKEMAHANKGRMCMGRTHGIHAEPTSFGLKMAGFYAEFSRHRERIADALKSVSVGKISGAVGTYALLDPEVERITCELLGLGVDPISTQIVQRDRHADFFTALGMLGGGIERLGVELRHLQRTEVLEVEEGFTKGQKGSSAMPHKKNPISAENLCGLSRLLRTNGLVSMENMPLWHERDISHSSVERVIMPDSTILADYILGRMTGVIKRLKINGDNMDRNLMASYGLFYSQRVLIALVETGLERQKAYEMVQKVAMHCWENKVFFPDEVRKDETINSHLDSGALDEAFDMGYYTRYEDMIFKRVFGE
- a CDS encoding L,D-transpeptidase family protein; the protein is MRVFTAVCILLTGLTSTGYTQGWKPVIESTPLIPDYVLAVDKESQKLHLLVHKSPLHAEVSFTCATGQIAGDKEIEGDLKTPEGVYFITGKRTGLKDFELYGDMAFPLDFPNPVDRIKGKTGYGIWIHGRGKKLVPMDTKGCVALVNSDIDYLDHNIKPGAPVVIGENVGWSNGEEVQSTESAQLEKKVRKWIADWEARDSDFFAAYAPKLFAKSEGRPFRAFENRKKRIFSHAGWIDIEIYNLHALRGPDYWVTWFDQYYRSGRLSSSSAKRLYWQKVNGVWKIVGREYGPAIRSLRNRYLETKLAGVKDFLAEWKKCWLSADIDKYLSLYASQARQGRIKGVSSIRENKQSIWKERSPSTLDLGKPTLHENPQGLEVVFRQKYSDSSGYSDKGLKTLILRPEQDGWLIVDEQWRKL